The following coding sequences lie in one Candidatus Nitrospira allomarina genomic window:
- a CDS encoding type II secretion system protein: MAECWWNKSSPTQEGVTLIELLVTLVIMFILASVALPIAKVSIKRSQELELRHTLRTVRTAIDAFQQDWARDGTVRTGKLCVENVTTCQESTGVTGYPKTLETLLKVKLTGEKAQLGEQSEIKRYLRKIPFDPITETTEWGLRCFQDEPDESRWCGEDVFDIYTTSEKKAIDGTPYREW; encoded by the coding sequence ATGGCAGAGTGTTGGTGGAATAAATCCTCCCCAACTCAAGAGGGGGTAACCTTAATCGAACTCTTGGTCACGTTGGTCATTATGTTCATATTAGCCTCCGTCGCCCTACCCATTGCAAAAGTCAGCATTAAACGGTCGCAAGAATTGGAGCTTCGCCACACCTTACGAACGGTACGAACCGCAATTGATGCGTTTCAACAGGATTGGGCAAGAGATGGAACCGTGCGCACGGGAAAACTCTGCGTGGAAAATGTGACGACTTGTCAGGAGTCCACGGGAGTGACCGGTTACCCTAAAACCTTGGAAACTCTCTTGAAGGTTAAATTGACCGGCGAGAAAGCCCAACTCGGCGAGCAATCGGAAATTAAACGATACCTCCGGAAAATACCCTTTGATCCAATAACAGAGACCACGGAATGGGGGCTCCGGTGTTTCCAGGATGAACCAGACGAATCCCGGTGGTGCGGGGAAGATGTCTTTGACATCTATACCACCAGCGAAAAGAAGGCAATTGATGGGACCCCCTATCGTGAATGGTAA
- a CDS encoding secretin N-terminal domain-containing protein, with amino-acid sequence MLRLNRFCVLAMVFMMALMSCTLRETQLGDELEQKGDFDGAVAAYREAVRKDPFNTELNEKLKTVKIRAAEQHFSRGKQMLKEQKIGEALQEFQIAVGLDPENTEHHTALNDVWRSKTAQQTLLDAKGMESLGRYDEALQLYESAVEMDHALVEAVEGITRVVQLQKATQAIGGSAEPVTLRFQNTRLKQVFEILARTANIDILFDKDVRDDLVTIFTKDTPFDEALNLILTTNQLFAKRVGPDRLLVIPDTKQKREQYDDLQIRTFYLSNAKAKDMANLLRTILETKRVYVNEPLNTVVIRDEPDKVGLAEQIILANDRNDSEVLFEVEVLEVNRTNTQNLGLQFAKEAGFGIFPPGTESPNSAAFSLPSTFSFKQLTDIGQESFLFRFPSSVLLNFFKQESQAKTLASPKLRVLNNEKASINVGDKQPILLSTTNVLPGQASTGAVPTTSTVTSIEFKDTGIKLTVEPTVHLNRTISLRLQIEVTRLGERVILQASPLITQFKFGTRTADTALNMRDGETVVLGGLLAEDNTKTRDSVPGVDDIPVLGELFSNTNTNKVVTEVILVITPHIVRSVTPPQLAKHTMWSGTSNQYSTKPMFSQPNPAVSLLNTQDLLTDTPDSSESAGFPKDSSLTEGKTPITTSVEPGSGDASQSVTDRPRLQVLPTAASVKIGDQLSITIQGENLSSVGKTSLTLTYDPAVLSFAQANEGTVWTSQQMAPSMTVSAVPHLGQLVLQMGQEGTAVQGSGSLATVVFEATGTGNSNIHIQQSTVLGANGQSIPVMVEHGRVLVE; translated from the coding sequence ATGCTTAGATTGAATCGGTTTTGCGTGTTGGCCATGGTCTTTATGATGGCTCTGATGTCCTGCACTCTTCGTGAAACACAACTTGGAGATGAACTTGAACAAAAGGGCGATTTCGATGGCGCCGTGGCGGCCTACCGGGAAGCTGTTCGAAAAGACCCCTTTAATACAGAACTCAATGAAAAACTGAAAACGGTAAAAATCCGGGCGGCAGAACAACATTTCTCCCGTGGAAAGCAAATGTTGAAAGAACAGAAAATTGGAGAAGCTCTTCAGGAATTCCAGATCGCTGTAGGGCTCGATCCTGAAAATACTGAGCACCATACAGCCCTCAACGATGTCTGGCGCTCCAAAACAGCCCAACAGACATTATTGGACGCTAAAGGTATGGAAAGTCTGGGACGATATGACGAGGCTTTACAACTCTATGAATCTGCCGTCGAAATGGATCACGCTCTGGTAGAAGCTGTTGAAGGCATCACCAGAGTGGTCCAATTGCAAAAAGCCACCCAAGCCATCGGTGGCTCGGCCGAGCCCGTCACGCTTCGATTCCAGAATACCCGACTCAAACAAGTCTTTGAAATTTTAGCGAGAACCGCCAATATCGATATTTTATTCGACAAGGATGTGCGAGATGACCTGGTTACTATTTTCACTAAGGACACGCCATTTGATGAGGCCTTAAATCTCATCTTGACGACCAATCAACTGTTTGCCAAGCGGGTAGGCCCTGACCGGCTTTTAGTCATCCCGGATACCAAACAAAAACGGGAGCAATATGATGACCTGCAAATTCGCACATTTTATCTCTCCAATGCCAAAGCCAAAGACATGGCGAACTTACTTCGTACGATTTTAGAAACGAAACGCGTCTATGTGAATGAGCCCTTGAACACTGTGGTCATCCGGGACGAACCGGACAAAGTCGGTCTGGCGGAACAGATCATTCTGGCCAATGATCGAAACGACTCGGAAGTCCTTTTTGAAGTGGAGGTCTTGGAAGTCAACCGTACCAACACTCAAAACCTGGGCTTGCAGTTTGCCAAAGAGGCTGGATTTGGTATTTTTCCCCCAGGCACGGAGTCTCCAAATTCCGCCGCATTTTCCCTCCCATCAACATTTTCGTTCAAACAATTAACGGACATTGGTCAAGAGTCTTTTCTTTTTCGGTTTCCCAGCAGTGTGTTATTGAATTTTTTCAAACAGGAGTCTCAGGCCAAAACTCTGGCTTCGCCTAAACTCAGAGTGCTCAATAATGAAAAGGCCTCCATCAATGTCGGAGATAAGCAGCCCATTCTTCTCTCAACCACCAACGTCTTACCGGGACAAGCGTCCACGGGTGCCGTTCCCACGACTTCAACCGTGACTTCCATTGAGTTTAAGGATACGGGCATCAAACTCACCGTTGAACCGACCGTACATTTAAACAGAACCATTTCCCTTCGATTGCAAATAGAAGTCACACGGCTCGGCGAGCGGGTTATTCTTCAAGCTTCTCCCCTCATTACCCAATTCAAGTTTGGAACCCGTACCGCGGACACGGCGCTCAATATGCGGGATGGTGAAACCGTCGTACTCGGCGGGCTCCTTGCCGAAGACAACACAAAGACGCGGGATTCCGTACCCGGAGTCGATGACATTCCAGTCCTTGGGGAACTCTTTAGTAATACCAATACCAATAAAGTTGTGACCGAGGTCATTTTGGTCATTACCCCGCACATCGTTCGCAGCGTCACTCCCCCCCAATTAGCGAAACATACGATGTGGTCAGGCACAAGCAACCAGTACAGCACGAAGCCGATGTTTTCACAACCCAATCCGGCGGTGTCACTTCTGAACACGCAGGACTTGCTCACAGACACTCCCGATTCTTCCGAATCGGCAGGATTCCCCAAAGATTCCTCATTAACTGAGGGGAAGACACCCATTACAACATCCGTGGAACCGGGCTCGGGGGATGCATCGCAGTCTGTGACCGATAGACCTCGTCTACAAGTCCTGCCGACCGCAGCGTCAGTTAAAATTGGAGATCAATTATCCATCACCATTCAAGGAGAAAACCTGTCATCGGTCGGAAAAACCTCTCTCACCCTGACCTATGACCCGGCGGTCCTTTCCTTTGCGCAGGCCAATGAAGGGACAGTATGGACATCTCAGCAGATGGCTCCAAGTATGACGGTTTCCGCCGTGCCACACTTAGGACAACTGGTCCTTCAGATGGGTCAGGAGGGAACAGCTGTCCAAGGAAGCGGATCACTTGCCACGGTGGTTTTTGAAGCTACGGGAACTGGAAACTCAAACATTCACATTCAACAATCAACCGTCTTGGGAGCCAATGGCCAATCTATCCCGGTCATGGTGGAACATGGCAGAGTGTTGGTGGAATAA
- a CDS encoding VanZ family protein, whose product MILKYWGPVVLYALAIVYLSSQSNPAQQLHLPSFMFNINDKFLHACEYGVLGILLYRAFKYTTPNAGNMGLAIICVIAFGISDEIHQWFVPQRQADILDLVADTFGAAFLIFGWVLITEKGRRRLTIRK is encoded by the coding sequence GTGATATTGAAGTATTGGGGACCAGTGGTCCTCTATGCGCTCGCTATTGTGTATCTATCCTCTCAATCCAATCCTGCCCAACAACTCCACCTTCCTTCCTTTATGTTCAATATTAATGATAAATTTTTACATGCCTGCGAATATGGCGTACTCGGGATTTTGCTCTATCGCGCATTCAAATATACCACCCCGAACGCGGGAAATATGGGCCTCGCCATCATCTGCGTTATTGCATTCGGGATTTCCGATGAGATCCATCAATGGTTTGTCCCTCAGCGTCAGGCTGACATTTTGGATCTAGTTGCCGATACTTTTGGTGCCGCATTTTTAATTTTTGGTTGGGTGCTTATAACAGAGAAAGGACGAAGACGGCTGACTATTCGCAAGTAA
- the tenA gene encoding thiaminase II, giving the protein MTFSQQLRNRAAPIWAAQLKHPFVVALGKGTLPAKKFQYYILQDARYLEELARVFALGSAKATDGDTALRFAKLVEDTITVERGLHESYGKQWALSLRDMRSTPLSPTNYAYCRHMRSVAQAGTLGEITVVALPCAWVYCEVGQHLLEKAAPKPSHPYYEWLQLYGSPEFAEVTRWLRDVVDRCAKTAGRTEKVRMEEAFLISSQYEWMFWDMAWREEKWPI; this is encoded by the coding sequence ATGACGTTTTCACAACAATTACGAAATCGTGCAGCGCCTATTTGGGCAGCCCAGTTAAAACATCCCTTCGTGGTGGCATTGGGGAAAGGCACCTTACCGGCAAAAAAGTTTCAATATTACATCCTACAAGATGCCAGGTATTTAGAAGAATTGGCCCGAGTCTTTGCCCTAGGATCGGCCAAAGCGACGGATGGAGATACGGCCCTTCGCTTTGCCAAACTCGTTGAAGACACGATTACCGTCGAACGAGGGCTTCATGAATCGTATGGAAAACAATGGGCTCTTTCCCTTAGGGACATGCGATCCACCCCCCTTTCTCCAACGAATTATGCTTATTGCCGGCATATGAGAAGTGTGGCTCAAGCCGGGACACTCGGGGAAATTACGGTGGTAGCTCTCCCCTGTGCATGGGTCTATTGTGAAGTCGGACAGCACCTCCTCGAAAAGGCAGCTCCCAAACCCTCACATCCGTATTATGAATGGTTACAACTATATGGGTCACCCGAATTTGCGGAAGTCACCCGATGGCTGCGCGACGTCGTCGATCGCTGCGCGAAAACCGCAGGCAGGACAGAAAAAGTCAGGATGGAGGAAGCCTTTCTCATCAGTTCGCAATACGAATGGATGTTTTGGGATATGGCCTGGCGTGAAGAAAAATGGCCTATATAG
- the tpx gene encoding thiol peroxidase gives MPKISIISLLLILTAVSLPGCSTLNGQSEHDFSYKSIPVDKESARTGEGSTILFRGTPLPLSGMEVKAGETLRAVPLAKGDLSLINIHETQGKVRIINIVPSLDTKVCEQQTHYLSEKNQGLDQQVQLITISVDTPFAQERFAKEAGITNVQFLSDFRGGEFGLSHGLLLEGPHVLARAVMVVDANNVIRYLQVTPDLGHMPDMEKAFQVARSVLPT, from the coding sequence ATGCCAAAAATTTCGATAATTTCATTACTTCTCATCTTAACCGCTGTTTCATTGCCGGGTTGTTCGACCCTTAATGGTCAGTCAGAACACGATTTCTCCTACAAATCCATTCCGGTTGACAAAGAAAGCGCCAGAACAGGAGAGGGTTCGACCATTCTATTTCGAGGCACCCCTTTGCCGCTAAGTGGCATGGAAGTGAAAGCCGGAGAGACCCTTCGTGCGGTCCCATTGGCAAAAGGCGATTTATCACTCATAAACATTCATGAAACGCAAGGAAAAGTCCGCATCATCAATATTGTGCCTTCCCTGGACACGAAAGTGTGCGAACAACAAACCCATTATCTGAGTGAGAAGAACCAGGGTCTTGATCAACAGGTGCAACTGATAACCATTAGTGTCGATACCCCTTTCGCCCAAGAACGATTTGCGAAAGAAGCGGGCATCACCAATGTTCAATTTCTGTCCGATTTTCGAGGCGGAGAATTTGGTTTATCCCACGGATTACTATTGGAGGGACCCCATGTCCTGGCACGAGCCGTCATGGTTGTCGATGCGAATAATGTGATCCGCTATCTCCAGGTCACTCCTGATCTCGGCCATATGCCGGATATGGAAAAAGCATTTCAAGTGGCTCGCTCCGTACTACCAACCTAG
- a CDS encoding alpha/beta fold hydrolase — MRGRSDFRSRLLLFMAALGCLTILGCSSLRTLPSGIELIQRVPYQITRVNTHRIAYLDVGQGPPLIFIHGFGGSMWQWEHQYSVLAHTHRVIILDLLGSGLSDKPEAAYTPKYLLEFFREFMDALDIPRATLVGNSMGAGLAMAMALDYPERVDRLVLISGFPAQVETSIASPHYKSFLYHRPPLWLAKLGNWMAGKKTTEHILKEIIYNSALISPTIIDRSFHNRQRGDFLAPLYSLMDNIKTWEGQYGNRLQKISHQVLLLWGEHDRVFPLEVGERVKDQLPHVEWHVIPEAGHLAQWEAPTIVNQYILSFLERKS; from the coding sequence ATGCGGGGCCGTTCTGATTTTCGATCCCGCCTCCTTCTTTTCATGGCTGCGCTTGGATGCTTGACGATCTTGGGTTGCTCCTCTCTCAGGACACTTCCTTCCGGAATCGAACTGATCCAACGTGTGCCCTATCAGATCACCAGAGTTAACACCCATCGCATTGCCTATCTTGACGTCGGGCAAGGTCCACCGCTTATCTTTATTCATGGATTCGGCGGGTCGATGTGGCAATGGGAACATCAATATTCTGTTTTGGCCCATACTCATCGGGTCATCATCCTGGATTTACTCGGCTCTGGGCTCTCTGATAAACCGGAAGCGGCATACACACCAAAATACCTCTTGGAGTTTTTTCGGGAATTCATGGATGCCCTCGATATTCCACGAGCCACCTTAGTCGGAAACTCCATGGGAGCCGGGTTGGCGATGGCCATGGCCCTTGACTATCCGGAACGTGTGGACCGACTTGTGCTCATTTCCGGATTTCCTGCCCAGGTTGAAACCAGCATCGCTTCCCCGCACTACAAAAGCTTTCTCTATCACCGCCCTCCCCTCTGGCTCGCAAAACTGGGGAATTGGATGGCAGGAAAAAAGACCACGGAACATATTCTCAAAGAAATCATTTATAATTCAGCACTCATTTCCCCTACGATCATTGACCGTTCATTTCACAATCGCCAACGGGGCGACTTTCTTGCCCCTCTCTATTCTTTAATGGACAATATCAAGACATGGGAGGGACAATATGGAAATAGGCTTCAAAAGATTTCTCATCAGGTCCTGCTCTTGTGGGGGGAGCATGATCGGGTATTTCCACTCGAAGTCGGTGAACGGGTAAAAGACCAGTTACCGCATGTTGAATGGCATGTCATCCCTGAAGCCGGGCACCTTGCACAATGGGAAGCACCCACAATCGTGAATCAATACATCCTCTCATTTTTGGAACGAAAATCCTGA
- the oadA gene encoding sodium-extruding oxaloacetate decarboxylase subunit alpha produces MSRKTTHSDKSRKPSRPVPTRTKLDAAPALDIEASPKRQVFLTDVALRDGHQSLLATRMRTEDLLSVASELDEVGFWSLEVWGGATFDSCLRFLKEDPWERLRAFREAMPKTRLQMLLRGQNLVGYRHYADDVLEKFIELSAQNGIDVFRIFDALNDIRNIRPAMEVVKACGKHIEATICYTVSPVHSLNHFVEQAKQLEDLGADTICIKDMAGLLPPFEAYELISRLKATVRVPIHLHTHYTSGMASMSSLMAIMGGLDILDTALSPLSGGTSHPPTESFIAALRNTPYDTKLNLEQIAPAADKLRKARKRYRQFESDFTGVDTDILLSQVPGGMLSNLAAQLAEQNALGKIKEVLEEIPRVRKDMGYPPLVTPTSQIVGTQATLNILTGERYKVITNETKNYFQGLYGKPPGTLNSKIRQKALEGDVPVSGRPADNLDPELDDAKQELVGREMAEEDIVSYALLPSVALQFFDERERGELKPEPLHDSSESGPAVAHDLHLAPVEFNVTVHGEAYHIRVSGSGQTVDGVKPYYIKVNDKLEEVYLEPIQEVLAGSPDPPPSHTSKTEKRPKPSQPGDVTTPMPGRVVKVLVTEGSSVNVGDSLLVVEAMKMENRVQSPIAGSVITIYVKEGDEVNPDETLIHLE; encoded by the coding sequence ATGTCACGAAAAACCACACACTCTGATAAAAGCAGGAAACCCAGTCGTCCCGTCCCTACCCGGACAAAATTGGATGCCGCTCCCGCTCTGGATATCGAAGCGTCTCCGAAGCGCCAGGTCTTTTTAACCGATGTGGCTCTTCGAGATGGACACCAATCTCTGTTGGCGACCCGCATGCGCACAGAGGATCTCTTATCCGTGGCATCGGAATTGGACGAAGTCGGATTTTGGTCACTGGAAGTGTGGGGTGGTGCCACCTTCGATTCCTGCCTCCGGTTTCTGAAGGAAGACCCCTGGGAGCGCCTACGAGCCTTCCGGGAGGCTATGCCGAAAACCCGTCTTCAAATGCTCTTGCGTGGGCAAAACCTTGTGGGATATCGACACTATGCTGACGACGTCCTTGAAAAATTCATTGAATTGTCTGCTCAAAACGGCATTGATGTCTTCAGGATCTTTGATGCGCTGAATGACATCAGAAATATCAGGCCGGCCATGGAAGTGGTGAAAGCTTGTGGCAAGCATATCGAAGCCACCATCTGTTATACCGTCAGTCCGGTCCACAGTCTGAATCATTTTGTGGAACAAGCCAAACAACTCGAAGATCTTGGGGCCGACACCATTTGCATCAAAGATATGGCCGGACTCCTTCCTCCCTTTGAAGCCTATGAACTGATTTCACGATTAAAGGCCACGGTTCGAGTCCCGATTCACCTGCACACACATTACACCTCCGGTATGGCTTCCATGTCTTCCCTCATGGCGATTATGGGCGGGCTGGATATTCTGGATACCGCCTTATCTCCCCTTTCCGGGGGCACCTCCCACCCTCCAACCGAATCGTTTATTGCCGCCCTGCGGAACACACCGTATGACACGAAATTGAATCTTGAGCAAATTGCTCCGGCTGCGGATAAATTACGCAAGGCCCGAAAACGCTATCGCCAATTTGAAAGCGATTTTACCGGTGTCGACACGGACATTCTTCTCTCCCAAGTGCCTGGTGGAATGCTTTCGAATTTGGCAGCTCAATTGGCCGAGCAAAATGCGTTGGGGAAAATCAAAGAAGTGCTGGAAGAAATCCCACGCGTGCGAAAAGACATGGGGTATCCTCCTCTCGTCACCCCCACCAGCCAAATTGTCGGAACGCAAGCGACGCTGAATATTTTAACCGGTGAACGCTATAAAGTGATTACCAATGAAACCAAAAATTACTTTCAAGGTTTGTATGGGAAACCACCTGGCACCCTCAACTCCAAGATACGACAAAAAGCTTTGGAAGGTGATGTGCCCGTGTCCGGTCGTCCCGCTGACAACCTTGACCCTGAACTGGACGATGCCAAACAGGAGCTCGTCGGGCGAGAGATGGCTGAAGAAGACATTGTCTCCTATGCACTGCTCCCATCAGTGGCGTTGCAATTTTTTGATGAACGGGAGCGAGGGGAGCTAAAACCCGAACCCCTTCATGACTCCTCGGAGAGTGGACCGGCCGTGGCTCACGATCTTCATTTAGCCCCGGTAGAATTTAACGTGACGGTTCACGGCGAAGCGTACCATATTCGAGTGTCGGGATCCGGCCAAACGGTTGACGGCGTGAAACCCTATTACATTAAGGTGAATGACAAACTTGAAGAAGTGTATCTCGAACCGATTCAAGAGGTCTTAGCCGGCTCACCTGACCCTCCACCGTCCCACACATCAAAGACGGAAAAGCGTCCCAAGCCATCACAACCCGGGGACGTGACCACACCCATGCCTGGCAGGGTGGTCAAGGTCCTTGTGACCGAGGGTTCAAGCGTCAATGTCGGTGATTCTCTGTTGGTGGTGGAAGCCATGAAAATGGAGAATCGCGTCCAGTCGCCTATTGCCGGGTCCGTCATCACCATCTACGTGAAAGAAGGAGATGAAGTGAATCCTGATGAAACCCTGATTCATCTGGAATAA
- a CDS encoding acetyl-CoA carboxylase biotin carboxylase subunit produces the protein MLKKVLVANRGEIAMRVIRACREFGIATAAIYSESDATAIYVKKANEAYLVGPGPVQGYLDARQIVGLAKRIRADAIHPGYGFLAENADFARLCEEAGILFIGPSPHSLELLGDKVQARALAIKIGVPVVPGTDGSVGTLEEALTFSHKAGYPVMVKASAGGGGRGLRVVRSDDELQDAMEAGAREALAAFGNGELFLEKYVERPHHIEFQLLADKNGYVIHLGERDCSIQRRHQKLIEIAPSLVLTPRLRAEMGEAAIAMARAAQFYNAGTVEFLLDPDGRYYFMEMNPRIQVEHTVTEQITTVDIVQSQLWIAAGRPLVFGQHEVNLQGYAIQCRVNAEDPQNGFRPSSGKITAYLSPGGVGVRIDGAVYKDYTVPPYYDALLAKLTVHGRTWDETVRRTHRSLEEFVLRGVKTTIPFMTKLMEEPDFRAGRFDTSYLERHPELFEYEEAEEPEDLVIALSAAIAAFEGL, from the coding sequence ATGTTAAAAAAAGTTTTAGTTGCCAATCGAGGAGAAATTGCGATGCGGGTCATCCGGGCATGTCGAGAATTCGGCATTGCCACGGCGGCGATTTATTCAGAAAGTGACGCCACCGCCATTTACGTCAAAAAAGCCAATGAAGCGTATTTAGTCGGTCCAGGTCCTGTACAAGGCTACCTTGATGCTCGACAAATTGTAGGATTGGCGAAGCGTATTCGAGCGGATGCCATTCACCCAGGATATGGATTTTTAGCAGAAAATGCCGATTTTGCCCGCCTCTGCGAAGAAGCCGGCATCCTCTTTATTGGCCCATCCCCTCATTCACTTGAACTACTGGGCGATAAGGTCCAGGCTCGAGCACTGGCTATTAAAATTGGCGTCCCCGTTGTTCCAGGGACAGATGGCAGTGTGGGTACCCTAGAAGAGGCACTCACGTTCTCCCATAAGGCGGGATACCCGGTTATGGTCAAAGCCAGCGCCGGGGGTGGAGGGCGAGGACTCCGCGTCGTGCGTTCGGATGATGAATTACAAGATGCCATGGAGGCAGGAGCCCGTGAAGCTCTGGCAGCCTTTGGAAACGGGGAATTGTTTCTTGAAAAATATGTGGAACGGCCCCATCATATTGAATTTCAATTACTGGCAGACAAAAACGGCTATGTGATTCATCTGGGAGAACGGGATTGTTCTATTCAGCGGCGTCATCAAAAATTGATAGAAATCGCCCCGTCACTTGTGTTAACCCCTCGACTACGGGCAGAAATGGGAGAAGCGGCCATCGCCATGGCACGGGCTGCCCAGTTTTATAATGCCGGGACCGTAGAGTTTTTGTTGGATCCCGATGGACGATACTATTTCATGGAAATGAACCCCCGCATTCAAGTGGAACACACCGTCACGGAACAGATTACCACCGTTGATATTGTGCAATCCCAACTTTGGATTGCCGCAGGACGCCCTCTGGTCTTCGGGCAGCATGAGGTCAATCTCCAGGGTTATGCCATTCAATGTCGGGTGAATGCGGAAGATCCCCAAAACGGATTCCGACCCTCCTCGGGAAAAATCACAGCCTATTTGTCCCCTGGCGGCGTTGGAGTCCGCATTGACGGAGCGGTGTACAAGGATTATACCGTCCCTCCGTATTATGATGCCCTGTTAGCCAAGTTGACGGTTCATGGCCGAACCTGGGACGAAACGGTTCGCCGAACTCATCGCTCACTCGAAGAATTTGTCCTGCGGGGCGTCAAAACCACTATTCCATTTATGACAAAGCTCATGGAAGAACCGGATTTCCGAGCCGGGCGATTTGACACATCCTATCTTGAACGCCATCCGGAACTCTTTGAATATGAGGAAGCAGAAGAACCGGAGGATCTGGTTATTGCCCTGTCCGCAGCCATCGCCGCATTTGAAGGACTATAA
- a CDS encoding substrate-binding domain-containing protein, producing MAATRLFNKIVGKVSCVVGIGFLCGLILPVVPVHSKESSNSEPPPTVPTPISGTILIVGNGPERYLLEILAAEFESRHPSVSVDIFWHPNAKPIRTIELNEADIGITGEEVPSLRSTAIARDGVAVLTNFSNPVKEMTTQQVADVFSGKIRYWSQVYEEAPQTKIVLINRTTNENIRQGFEKTLGIQDGIPRSAYRAGTEDEAIKAVSGNLEAITFVSMTPALRAKEDGVAINLLFINRVEPEVQTVLDNRYPLQRPVMLITNAQLSPQAQAFEQFALSREGQKLMRKGKFYPLLTSQ from the coding sequence ATGGCGGCCACCCGGCTCTTTAATAAAATTGTGGGCAAGGTTTCTTGTGTGGTCGGGATAGGTTTTCTCTGTGGACTGATTCTTCCAGTAGTCCCTGTACATTCAAAAGAATCTTCTAACTCAGAGCCTCCCCCGACGGTTCCAACTCCGATTTCAGGGACCATTCTTATTGTTGGAAATGGACCAGAGCGATATCTTTTGGAAATTCTTGCTGCGGAATTTGAGTCCCGCCATCCCTCGGTTTCCGTTGATATTTTTTGGCATCCCAATGCCAAGCCAATCCGAACCATCGAACTCAACGAAGCCGACATTGGCATCACGGGGGAAGAGGTTCCTTCCCTCAGATCTACGGCAATTGCCAGAGACGGGGTCGCTGTCTTAACCAACTTTTCAAACCCGGTGAAAGAAATGACCACCCAGCAAGTTGCCGATGTCTTTTCCGGAAAAATCCGGTATTGGTCTCAGGTCTATGAGGAAGCCCCTCAAACCAAAATCGTGCTAATCAATCGAACCACGAATGAAAATATTCGACAAGGTTTCGAAAAGACCTTAGGCATTCAAGATGGTATCCCGCGTTCCGCCTATCGAGCGGGAACCGAGGATGAGGCCATTAAAGCGGTAAGTGGAAATCTGGAAGCCATCACGTTTGTATCCATGACTCCAGCTCTCCGGGCGAAAGAAGATGGAGTCGCGATCAATCTTCTGTTTATTAATCGCGTGGAGCCGGAAGTACAAACCGTACTGGATAATCGTTACCCACTCCAACGACCCGTGATGCTCATCACGAATGCCCAACTTTCACCTCAGGCCCAGGCCTTTGAACAATTTGCCCTCTCACGGGAAGGCCAAAAACTGATGCGAAAAGGTAAATTTTATCCACTTCTTACCAGTCAATAA
- a CDS encoding FmdB family zinc ribbon protein: protein MPLYEYVCEGCDHRYEAMQALSAKPEETLCPKCNTTQSRRIMSSFASKIVGTHKPGFAEGKAYNMLNERMDKFSKLPPIMGQRAAPTEANSQPSGGE from the coding sequence ATGCCATTATATGAATATGTCTGCGAAGGGTGCGATCATCGTTATGAGGCCATGCAAGCCCTGAGCGCAAAACCGGAAGAAACGCTTTGCCCAAAATGCAACACCACCCAAAGCCGACGAATTATGTCCTCGTTTGCGTCGAAAATTGTGGGAACACATAAACCAGGATTCGCTGAAGGCAAAGCCTATAATATGCTGAACGAACGAATGGATAAGTTTTCCAAACTCCCCCCAATTATGGGCCAGCGCGCGGCCCCGACCGAGGCCAATTCCCAACCCTCCGGAGGAGAATAG